In Apis cerana isolate GH-2021 linkage group LG5, AcerK_1.0, whole genome shotgun sequence, a single genomic region encodes these proteins:
- the LOC107996519 gene encoding sorting nexin-29 isoform X1, with protein MALRMMSAIVPSTHNIIDSNQSYDHASERQKLLENLLASAKKCHIRFGGRTELATESDICVTQLCHIFESIFSHGLRTNCIEKINSALRHVSDIVSGSNTKSCNTSDMAFWPCIKEQLTWHEQERFSVLKKVHTDYGRGRAWLRAVLNERSLERHLHAILDPSILSPFYEDWAFLLDQERSAVLPNVAAGLGSILFAIRIDNEELDNNLKGREMDKQKVSLSEPIISSSIPGPTSKQKQRKKVPIHIISFDNENDEQENTEVSISVSAPPTCLNSPTVTSTKTSTSHSLVSQSQIETNNITTITNKENSDWENNETFEEEKILTPITNSGSMGGLVPVSPLDQTLDDMLITLPSYLDDSSEVAEPAIEATEPFIDLDIHTNNDSLDIETLQVKLLAMTEMLEQAKEDAMTSRLQLGRLQRQHQNYLERHELQIQALNRENELLRQQLRKYVTAVQMLRRDSDSTTVSEEDPSLDYHYEAQQYEEKLIQVADMHAELMEFNARLTLQLNDRDRLVKLLQAELECLRGPINEDDLPLEPPCLIHIWIPSAFLTGQSSDIHHVYQIYVRIRDTEWNIYRRYAQFHALYRELKKHDAIVTTFEFPPKKTIGNKDAKFVEERRQKLQQWLRRIVGRLAQCSPAFASRPNRQTLISLMPFFGDNLNTEDSKKNNSARNTFSSSPQYMGL; from the exons ATG GCTTTACGTATGATGTCAGCAATAGTGCCAAGCacacataatataattgattctaATCAAAGTTATGACCATGCATCAGAACGACAGAAActgttggaaaatttattggcTTCTGCAAAAAAGTGTCATATTAGATTTGGTGGGCGTACTGAATTAGCAACTGAATCAGATATATGTGTCACACAATTATGtcatatatttgaatcaatttttagTCATGGATTACGTACAAActgtattgaaaaaattaattcagctttaag GCATGTTTCAGACATAGTGTCTGGTAGTAATACAAAATCATGTAATACATCAGATATGGCATTTTGGCCTTGTATAAAAGAACAATTAACATGGCATGAACAAGAACGTTTTAGTGTATTGAAAAAGGTTCATACAGATTATGGCAGAGGTAGAGCATGGCTTAGAGCTGTTTTAAATGAACGTTCTTTAGAACGTCATTTACATGCTATACTTGATCCTTCAATACTGTCTCCATTTTATGAAGATTGGGCATTTTTACTTGATCAAGAACGAAGTGCTGTATTGCCAAATGTAGCAGCAG GACTTGGtagtattttatttgcaattaggatagataatgaagaattagataataatttaaaaggcaGAGAAATGGATAAACAAAAGGTTTCATTATCTGAACCAATTATATCATCTTCAATACCAG GGCCTACTTCAAAacagaaacaaagaaaaaaagtgccaatccatataatttcttttgataatgaaaatgatgaaCAAGAAAACACAGAAGTTTCTATTTCAGTTAGTGCTCCTCCAACTTGTCTCAATTCTCCTACAGTAACATCAACAAAAACCTCTACATCACATAGTTTAGTTTCACAATCTcaaatagaaacaaataatatcactacaataacaaataaagaaaattctgatTGGGAAAATAA TGAAAcctttgaagaagaaaaaatattaacaccAATCACAAATTCTGGAAGTATGGGTGGACTTGTTCCTGTGTCACCTTTAGATCAAACATTAGATGATATGTTGATAACATTACCAAGTTATTTAGat gATTCATCTGAAGTTGCAGAACCTGCAATAGAAGCTACTGAACCTTTTATAGATTTGGATATTCATACAAATAATGATAGTTTAGATATTGAGACATTACAAGTTAAACTTTTAGCTATGACTGAAATGTTAGAACAGGCTAAAGAAGATGCTATGACTAGTAGGTTACAACTTGGTCGTTTACAAAGACAACATCAAAATTATCTTGAAAGACATGAATTACAAATACAAGCATTAAATCG agaaaatgaattattaagacAACAATTACGAAAATATGTAACAGCAGTACAAATGTTAAGAAGAGATTCAGATTCTACTACAGTTTCTGAAGAAGATCCATCATTAGATTATCATTATGAAGCTCAACAATatgaagagaaattaattcaGGTTGCAGATATGCATGCAGaattaatggaatttaatGCTAGATTAACTTTACAATTAAATGACAg GGATAGGttagttaaattattacaagctGAATTAGAGTGCCTTCGGGGGCCTATAAATGAAGATGATTTACCATTAGAACCACCAtgtcttatacatatatggaTTCCATCTGCATTTCTAACTGGGCAATCTTCTGATATACATCATGTTTACCAG ATATACGTACGTATTAGAGATACagaatggaatatatatagacGATACGCTCAATTTCATGCACTTTATAGAGAATTAAAGAAACATGATGCAATTGTTACTACTTTTGAATTTCCACCAAAAAAGACAATAGGAAATaag GATGCTAAATTTGTAGAAGAGCGACGACAAAAATT